One region of Purpureocillium takamizusanense chromosome 4, complete sequence genomic DNA includes:
- the BNA7 gene encoding Arylformamidase (COG:H~EggNog:ENOG503P4E4), which produces MRPRDTAVPFARTRPRHEAAAAMSRNARRVLRSLRAPLIVTKYEVQCRPACRSRRHLTTAHVSHQRLLLSRPSTTEPDHAIPPTRDTDDDMAQPEQITGLDYSCHQYGDHALQRVGIWQPTPRRHHGYWVIYLHGGAWRDPRNTHLNFVPSIKQIQSNFDAAVRGYISVDYRLSPHQDYPQDPAQTPKPELRIAKHPDHVLDIRAALHFLDTEYQISRGYILVGHSAGAMLAFQALMGQSALARQQPRGPIPLPVAIIGISGIYDLVGLNSRKEGYDGFISAAFGKDQKVWQAASPATFGGSFKETWSGSPLAILAHSPEDTLVDMPEIDSMAAKLSEDGINIVAVRDLSGEHDEVWKDGSQLASLVAQALQRLSSAG; this is translated from the exons ATGAGACCTCGAGACACGGCTGTCCCTTTTGCGCGAACCCGGCCGCGgcacgaggcggccgcggctaTGTCCCGCAATGCGCGGCGTGTCCTGCGCTCCCTCCGCGCCCCGCTGATAGTCACGAAGTACGAGGTACAGTGCCGCCCGGCGTGTCGCTCCCGACGGCACCTAACCACCGCGCATGTCTCCCACCAACGTCTTCTCCTGTCACGACCGTCAACCACGGAGCCCGACCACGCGATTCCGCCCACGCGCGACacagacgacgacatggcgcaACCTGAACAGATTACAGGCCTCGACTACAGCTGTCATCAGTACGGCGACcacgcgctgcagcgcgtcgGCATTTGGCagccaacgccgcggcgtcaTCACGGATACTGGGTCAT TTACcttcacggcggcgcgtggcgCGACCCTCGCAACACGCACCTAAATTTCGTGCCATCTATCAAGCAAATCCAGTCCAACTTTGACGCGGCAGTTCGCGGCTACATTAGCGTCGACTACCGCCTTTCTCCGCATCAAGACTATCCTCAAGACCCCGCGCAAACGCCCAAGCCAGAGTTGCGCATCGCGAAGCATCCAGACCATGTTCTGGACATTCGCGCTGCCCTCCATTTCCTTGATACCGAGTACCAGATCTCTCGAGGTTATATTCTCGTCGGGCACTCGGCCGGTGCAATGCTTGCGTTCCAGGCACTCATGGGCCAGTCCGCACTCGCAAGACAGCAGCCGCGGGGGCCCATCCCGCTGCCAGTAGCCATCATTGGCATCTCGGGCATCTATGACCTCGTAGGTCTGAATAGCAGGAAAGAGGGCTACGACGGCTTCATCAGTGCTGCTTTTGGTAAAGACCAAAAGGTCTggcaggcggcgtcgccagcgaCTTTTGGTGGCAGCTTCAAGGAGACCTGGTCCGGTTCTCCACTGGCGATCCTCGCCCACTCGCCTGAAGATaccctcgtcgacatgccGGAGATTGAttccatggcggcgaagctgtCAGAGGACGGCATCAACATCGTTGCCGTCAGAGATCTGTCTGGCGAGCACGATGAAGTATGGAAGGACGGGTCCCAGCTTGCAAGCCTGGTCGCACAAGCTCTTCAGCGCCTGTCGTCGGCTGGATAA
- a CDS encoding uncharacterized protein (TransMembrane:12 (i107-125o145-164i176-194o200-220i232-252o264-284i305-332o344-365i372-392o398-423i435-456o468-488i)~EggNog:ENOG503PBRK~COG:G) — MLPSKDAGVERRPSGSDALPPPPPRDRVGEADDKEVHHIQAHVRDGHDDDDDDDGRPRDASSHLHPERTLSNVDVPVVPPPPILNDGGNGDGGDDDEFKPPGGPLRAWMQVFAAHLINTMTWGYAGTFGVYQLHYTQSLGLPAAQVSWIGSVQVFLTFAVCAPSGRLVDAGYAREAAAAGCFLAVLGTFMTSLATTYWHIFLAQGVCTGLGLGVAFMPALAVTSSYFRKNRAFALSVSTAGTSVGSVVFPATVQYLTPQVGFPWAVRCAAFIALVNSVAACLMLRPYLPPRKAGPWVEWTAFRELPYLLFALASFLNFYAIYTGLFFINSFARNIIGFSTTESVGLLLIVNALGIPTRPFVGYLASSHFGPINTYCVATFFVGVGFFSWVGVTTRAGMYAFSVFWGIAISANQGTFVGALASLTKDPRKMGTRFGMIETLSSFATVAGPPTAGALIDRSGGTHLAAQIWAGVFMTAASGVFLSSRIAASGWRWKVKI; from the exons ATGCTCCCAAGcaaggacgccggcgtcgaaAGGCGGCCGTCCGGCTCCGACGCcctgcccccgccgccgccccgggaCCGTGTGGGTgaagccgacgacaaggaggTCCACCACATCCAAGCCCATgtccgcgacggccacgacgacgacgacgacgacgacggccgtccCCGCGATGCCTCCTCCCATCTGCATCCCGAGCGGACCCTATCCAACGTCGACGTCcccgtggtgccgccgcctcccatcCTCAACGACGGTGGcaatggcgacggcggcgacgacgacgagttcaAGCCCCCAGGCGGTCCCCTCCGGGCCTGGATGCAGGTCTTCGCCGCCCACCTCATCAACACCATGACCTGGGGCTACGCCGGCACCTTTGGCGTCTACCAGCTGCACTACACGCAGagcctcggcctgcccgccgcccaggtcTCGTGGATCGGCTCCGTCCAGGTCTTCCTGACCTTTGCCGTGTGCGCGCCCTcgggccgcctcgtcgacgccggctacgcgcgcgaggccgccgccgccggctgcttcctcgccgtcctcggcaccTTCATGACcagcctcgccaccaccTACTGGCACATCTTCCTCGCTCAGGGCGTCTGCaccgggctcgggctcggcgtcgccttcatgcccgccttggccgtcacgAGTTCCTACTTCCGCAAGAATCGCGCCTTTGCCCTGTCCGTCTCCACGGCCGGCACCTccgtcggcagcgtcgtcttcccGGCCACGGTCCAGTATCTCACTCCCCAGGTCGGCTTCCCCTGGGCCGtccgctgcgccgccttcatcgccctcgtcaactccgtcgccgcctgcctcaTGCTCAGGCCTTATCTGCCCCCGCGCAAGGCTGGCCCCTGGGTTGAGTGGACCGCCTTCCGGGAGCTGCCGTATCtgctcttcgccctcgctTCCTTTCTCAACTTTTACGCCATATACACGGGCCTGTTCTTT ATCAACAGCTTCGCTCGCAACATCATCGGCTTCTCGACGACCGAGTCGGTCGGCCTCTTGCTCATAGTCAATGCGCTCGGTATCCCTACGCGGCCCTTTGTCGGCTACCTCGCGAGCAGTCACTTCGGCCCCATCAACACCTACTGCGTCGCCACCTTtttcgtcggcgtcggcttcTTCAGCTGGGTCGGCGTGACGACGCGCGCCGGCATGTATGCCTTCTCCGTCTTTTGGGGCATTGCCATTAGCGCCAACCAAGGCACCTTTGTGGGCGCCCTCGCAAGCCTGACCAAGGATCCGCGCAAGATGGGCACGCGCTTTGGCATGATCGAAACCCTCAGCTCcttcgccaccgtcgccgggcCCCCGACGGCTGGCGCGCTCATCGATCGTTCCGGGGGAACCCACCTCGCGGCCCAGATTTGGGCCGGCGTCTTCATGACTGCTGCGTCGGGCGTCTTTCTCAGCTCGCGGATTGCCGCGTCCGGATGGAGATGGAAGGTTAAGATCTGA
- a CDS encoding uncharacterized protein (COG:S~EggNog:ENOG503NUFW) has translation MASMSPIDTAAAAAAAAMSAPSSQGDSISPRQAAPPKNVAFELMFSNSPQYRARLPMRVQIFPHDTTDSIVTTVKNFYGLYSSPTSSKGVSFEDDMGNTLIARYENFHDHMVVYVRVIDEGPSVFAPHPFHHPSTIAPESYYGEAYHTQPQHRAEQHVAQPGSPTSRLRSPSPSALRGRRSESVSTTGKKGRSRSVKSRRPTTHSHADAYSDSMNGYSSGDGAPSSTSGKTKEQLGNTDISVENIVEGGRRKRAKFESSELPLFAPPQMPAATSNPSVSPARRIEHHRPSMPFVHPGQNPFQNPRPMQSPQNYHSGLAHSNMYATPASHGHRSRNSIGYASNGSGVGSGMGVLPTPDPTVGSCMSEEDKDVALQLMRLGESSVSHGRTSASTLDDTFSGRADAASSTGATSDGESESDGDLPAARRQKLDAAGGVKRIYPTTEAHFIPTTEGGNVGGSDADYDNSAHALAEGMGAAANGIVKKPSSTKPKSSSVAAPKVPSQKQPKAPKPPGIKTKKLPTTPATGPMSPVSTTHSRKQSVASVGHTGQPGEDDQPDLSTKPRCQRCRKSKKGCDRQRPCGRCRDAGLSADQCISEDEGNGRKGRYGRHMGVPIKKEEGAMVMPQPALLPAAPIITTALTNTDKNKKRKR, from the exons ATGGCCTCCATGTCGCCGATagacaccgccgccgccgccgccgccgccgccatgtcggcgccctcgtctcaGGGCGACAGCATCTCGCCtcgccaggcggcgccgcccaagaaTGTCGCATTCGAGCTCATGTTCTCCAACTCGCCCCAGTACCGCGCGCGCCTGCCCATGCGTGTGCAAATCTTCCCCCATGACACCACCGATTCCATTGTCACCACGGTCAAGAATTTCTATGGCCTCTACTCAAGTCCGACGAGCTCCAAGGGCGTAAGCTTCGAGGACGACATGGGCAACACCCTCATCGCGCGCTACGAGAACTTTCACGACCACATGGTTGTCTACGTCCGTgtcatcgacgagggcccCTCGGTCTTTGCGCCCCATCCCTTCCATCACCCTTCGACCATTGCCCCCGAGTCCTACTACGGCGAGGCCTACCACACCCAGCCCCAGCAtcgcgccgagcagcacgtcgcccagcccggcTCGCCAACGTCGCGCCTCCGCAGTCCATCTCCCAGTGCCCTTCGTGGCCGGAGGAGCGAGTCGGTCAGCACcacgggcaagaagggccgctcccgctccgTCAAGAGCCGCCGGCCCACCACCCACAGCCACGCCGATGCCTATAGCGACAGCATGAACGGCTACAGCAGTGGCGATGGTGCCCCCAGCTCCACGTCTGGCAAGACCAAGGAGCAACTTGGTAACACCGACATCAGCGTCGAGAACATTGTtgaaggcggccgtcgcaAGAGGGCGAAGTTTGAGAGCTCG GAATTGCCACTCTTCGCGCCTCCTCagatgcccgccgcgacATCCAACCCGTCTGTCTCGCCGGCTCGCCGTATtgagcaccaccgcccgtcgATGCCGTTTGTGCACCCTGGCCAGAACCCCTTCCAGAACCCCCGGCCGATGCAATCTCCGCAAAACTACCACAGTGGCCTAGCCCACTCCAATATGTATGCCACGCCTGCCTCCCACGGCCACCGCTCCCGCAACAGCATTGGCTATGCCAGCAATGGTAGCGGTGTCGGCTCCGGCATGGGCGTGCTTCCGACGCCCGACCCGACCGTCGGGAGCTGCATGTcggaggaggacaaggacgtcGCTCTGCAGCTGATGCGACTCGGCGAGTCGTCCGTCTCGCACGGTCGGACCTCGGCGTCTACCCTCGACGATACCTTCAGCGGccgcgccgatgccgcctcATCCACTGGCGCCACTAGCGAcggcgagagcgagagcgacggcgacctgcctgctgctcgccgccagaagctggacgccgccggcggtgtcAAGCGGATATATCCGACCACTGAAGCGCACTTCATCCCGAccaccgagggcggcaacgttggcggcagcgatgcCGACTACGACAACAGCGCACATGCTCTCGCCGAGGgcatgggcgccgcggccaacgGCATTGTCAAGAAGCCGTCGTCTACCAAGCCCAAgtcctcctccgtcgcggCTCCCAAGGTGCCGTCGCAGAAGCAGCCAAAGGCCCCCAAGCCCCCTGGCATCAAGACCAAAAAGCTGCCCACCACGCCGGCCACCGGCCCCATGTCTCCCGTCTCTACCACCCACTCGCGCAAGCAGTCGGTCGCTTCGGTCGGCCACACCGGCCAGCCCGGAGAAGATGACCAGCCTGACCTATCCACCAAACCCCGCTGCCAGCGATGCCGCAAGAGCAAAAAGGGGTGcgaccgccagcgcccgTGTGGTCGCTGCCGCGACGCCGGTCTCTCGGCGGACCAGTGCatcagcgaggacgagggtaACGGCCGCAAGGGCCGCTACGGCCGCCACATGGGCGTCCCCATCAAAAAGGAAGAGGGCGCCATGGTGATGCCTCAGCCAGCCTTGcttcccgccgcccccatcatcaccaccgccttGACGAATACggacaagaacaagaagcgcaagcggTAG
- the CLB4 gene encoding B-type cyclin (EggNog:ENOG503NWN7~COG:D): MDARPFRPRGSENIVPSIHHRHRSTGNLTSVPAPSTGFRGPAKRAAFGDVTNLAKNTAGIRDDVKAPKAQSVVLPPRHSHPVAVLNKENIPYNGKEAFSRPAQRNAVLASKPKPIADARPPEAAKRPVTSAAALETRDYYHGQDDPAVPQQKSLAGPDKAADLLISQALNEGLPLQPRHHKSQPQLKQQQPTLRRTQSKQLERVDVAATDRAANGSVDEIGTLSRPGDRPSAYPALPYSAGPYDPLPEPSRHEAYADVHVRLPEISEEPYQSAVSYREGQTPGLSEPEEWDEEDDEDYDDQDQAYTTAHSFRSRDLTTGGVTTLLAPRVTSRVQRELEEAKMEVERTRPAEDIEDEMWDISMVAEYGDEIFEYFRELEIKLLPNPHYMEIQTEVQWSMRSVLMDWLVQVHNRFSLLPETLYLTVNYIDRFLSNKVVSIGKLQLVGATAILVASKYEEINCPSLEEIVYMVDGGYSVEEILKAERFMLSMLGFELGWPGPMSFLRRVSKADDYDLDTRTLAKYFLELTIMDERFVASPPSFLAAGAHCLSRLILNKGEWTKQHVHYSGYTWVQVKPLVAMMIECCENPRLHHSAVYEKYKDRRFKEASTVVQRALDAGFKLPHHSIPIRTSRSRPVHVEQHTSERASYTNGLLVSTEG; the protein is encoded by the exons ATGGACGCTCGG CCTTTCCGACCCCGTGGGTCAGAGAACATAGTTCCTTCCATACACCATCGGCATAGGTCGACTGGAAACCTCACTTCGGTGCCTGCACCCAGTACCGGCTTCCGAGGACCCGCCAAGCGCGCTGCCTTTGGCGACGTGACCAACTTGGCCAAGAACACCGCGGGCATTCGAGACGACGTCAAAGCGCCCAAAGCTCAGTCCGTGGTGCTGCCTCCTCGTCACTCGCATCCCGTGGCCGTGCTGAATAAGGAGAATATCCCGTACAACGGCAAGGAAGCCTTTTCGCGCCCTGCACAACGAAACGCAGTCTTGGCGAGCAAACCCAAGCCCATCGCTGATGCCCggccgcccgaggcggcaAAGCGGCCCGTGAcgtccgccgctgccctcgagaCACGCGACTATTACCACGGCCAGGACGACCCAGCCGTTCCACAACAGAAAAGTCTGGCCGGGCCCGACAAAGCGGCCGACCTCTTGATTTCCCAGGCGCTCAACGAGGGCTTGCCCTTGCAGCCACGACACCACAAAAGCCAGCCGCAGTTGAAACAGCAACAGCCTACGCTACGCAGGACTCAAAGCAAGCAGCTTGAGCGGGTAGACGTGGCGGCCACTGATCGGGCAGCGAATGGGAGCGTCGACGAGATAGGCACTCTCTCCCGCCCGGGCGACCGCCCCTCTGCCTATCCTGCACTGCCCTACTCTGCCGGCCCCTACGACCCTTTGCCGGAGCCGAGTCGCCACGAGGCTTACGCCGACGTGCACGTTAGGCTGCCCGAAATCTCAGAGGAGCCCTATCAATCGGCGGTCTCGTACCGCGAGGGCCAGACGCCCGGTCTTTCGGAGCCTGAGGAGTgggacgaggaagacgacgaggactaCGACGACCAGGACCAGGCATACACGACCGCACACTCGTTTCGGTCGCGCGACCTGACCACGGGCGGCGTTACAACACTTCTCGCTCCCCGTGTCACCTCTCGTGTGCAGCGGGAGCTCGAAGAGGCCAAGATGGAGGTTGAGCGAACCCGCCCCGCCGAGGacatcgaggacgagatgTGGGACATTAGTATGGTAGCCGAGTACGGCGATGAGATTTTCGAGTATttccgcgagctcgag ATTAAACTGCTCCCGAACCCTCACTACATGGAGATTCAGACCGAGGTCCAGTGGTCCATGCGATCGGTGCTGATGGACTGGCTGGTGCAGGTGCACAACCGGTTTAGCCTGCTGCCTGAGACGCTGTACCTCACGGTCAACTACATCGATAGGTTTCTCTCCAACAAAGTCGTCTCCATTGGCAAGCTGCAGCTGGTCGGAGCGACGGCGATCCTGGTGGCATCCAAGTATGAGGAGATCAACTGCCCCTCGCTGGAGGAGATTGTCTATATGGTAGACGGCGGCTACAGCGTGGAGGAGATCCTCAAGGCTGAGCGGTTCATGCTCAGCATGCTTGGCTTCGAGCTCGGATGGCCGGGACCTATGAGCTTCCTGCGGCGCGTCAGCAAGGCGGACGACTACGACCTGGACACGCGTACGCTGGCAAAGTACTTTCTTGAGTTGACCATTATGGACGAGCGCTTtgtcgcctcgccgcccagtTTCCTGGCGGCCGGGGCCCACTGCCTGTCAAGACTGATTCTGAATAAGGGTGAATGG ACAAAGCAGCATGTGCACTACTCGGGATACACGTGGGTGCAAGTCAAGCCGctcgtggccatgatgattGAGTGTTGCGAGAACCCCCGCCTGCACCACTCGGCCGTGTACGAGAAGTACAAGGACAGACGATTCAaggaggcgtcgacggtTGTGCAGCGTGCCCTGGACGCGGGCTTCAAGCTGCCACACCACAGCATCCCCATCCGCACCAGCCGATCGCGACCGGTTCATGTCGAGCAGCATACTTCTGAGCGCGCTTCTTACACTAATGGGCTCCTGGTGTCCACGGAAGGATAG
- the AGC1 gene encoding mitochondrial aspartate-glutamate transporter agc1 (EggNog:ENOG503NUHH~COG:C) has translation MSKATAVKEAVKESLVGHDEPVQLSAQTKARFTSNAVKDPETGELYMGPDEFINAVAPKNEDYHKIKREQYSILFRVADSKGTGRVTLTDWGVFENLLLKPDAEYEIAFRLFDVDRTGTVKYEDFRKLYELNKGPDSIPFDWDCEWAKLYIGSQKKRHDLSYPQFAQMLRGLQGERIRQAFQLFDKDGDGYVNPEDFERIILETAKHKLSDHLLANLHTLCNISSSSKVSYANVRAFLNMIKEMDLVELIVRRAVLRSSDGKITRSEFVNEAAKVTRFSLFTPMEADILFHFASIDEPSGRLGLHDFAKVLDPSWRSPVYDTDDSAMGALQKATTKKAAFLQQAAESTFNFALGSLAGAFGAFMVYPIDLVKTRLQNQRGAQPGQRLYKNSIDCFQKVFRNEGLRGLYSGVLPQLVGVAPEKAIKLTVNDLVRGHFTDKQGKIYWGAEVLAGASAGGCQVVFTNPLEIVKIRLQVQGEVAKTVEGTPKRSAMWIVRNLGLVGLYKGASACLLRDVPFSAIYFPTYSHLKKDFFGESATKKLGVLQLLTAGAIAGMPAAYLTTPCDVIKTRLQVEARKGEASYTGLRHAAKTIWKEEGFTAFFKGGPARIFRSSPQFGFTLAAYEVLQNVVPMPGKKGEVKMHGGVADAMAAVSTAGSLDTSPFARSRNALKIILDLDEDFGKIKMPNEKGWRSLPRIMGGSGAAQ, from the exons atGTCAAAGGCCACGGCTGTCAaggaggccgtcaaggagtcCCTCGTGGGCCACGACGAGCCGGTCCAGCTCTCGGCCCAGACCAAGGCGCGCTTCACCAGCAATGCCGTCAAGGATCCCGAGACCGGCGAGCTGTACATGGGCCCCGACGAGTtcatcaacgccgtcgcccccaaGAACGAGGATTAT CACAAGATCAAGCGCGAGCAGTACTCGATTCTGTTTCGCGTCGCCGACAGCAAGGGCACCGGCCGCGTCACCCTGACCGACTGGGGCGTCTTCGAGAACCTCCTCCTCAAGCCCGACGCCGAATACGAAATCGCCTTTCGCCTCTTCGACGTCGACCGCACCGGCACCGTCAAGTACGAGGATTTCCGCAAGCTCTACGAGCTCAACAAGGGCCCTGACAGCATCCCCTTTGACTGGGACTGCGAGTGGGCCAAGCTGTATATTGGCAGCCAAAAGAAGCGCCATGACCTCAGCTACCCTCAGTTCGCCCAGATGCTGCGCGGCCTCCAGGGCGAGCGCATCCGCCAGGCCTTCCAGCTCTtcgacaaggacggcgacggctaCGTCAACCCCGAGGACTTTGAGCGCATCATCCTCGAGACAGCCAAGCACAAGCTCTCCGaccacctcctcgccaaccTCCACACCCTCTGCAATAtttccagcagcagcaaggtcTCGTACGCCAACGTCCGCGCCTTCTTGAATATGATCAAGGAGATGGACCTGGTAGAGCTCAtcgtgcgccgcgccgtcctccgCAGTAGCGATGGCAAGATCACCCGCTCCGAGTTTGTcaacgaggccgccaaggtcaCCCGCTTCTCCCTCTTCACGCCCATGGAGGCCGACATCCTCTTCCACTTTgccagcatcgacgagccctcgggccgcctcggcctgcacGACTTTGCAAAGGTCCTCGACCCCTCGTGGCGCAGCCCCGTCTACGACACCGACGACTCCGCTATGGGCGCCCTGCAAAAGGCGACCACGAAGAAGGCAGCCTTCCTccagcaggctgccgagTCTACCTTTAACTTTGCTCTCGGTAGTTTGGCCGGTGCCTTTGGTGCCTTCATGGTGTACCCCATTGATCTCGTCAAGACCCGGTTACAAAACCAACGCGGTGCGCAGCCCGGCCAGCGGCTGTACAAGAATTCGATCGACTGCTTCCAGAAGGTGTTCCGTAACGAGGGACTCCGCGGCCTCTACTCTGGCGTTCtgccgcagctcgtcggTGTCGCGCCCGAAAAAGCCATTAAGCTGACGGTCAACGACCTTGTGCGCGGCCACTTTACCGACAAGCAGGGCAAGATCTATTGGGGCGCCGAGGTCCTGGCCGGTGCCAGCGCCGGTGGCTGCCAAGTT GTCTTCACAAATCCCCTCGAAATCGTCAAGATCCGCCTGCAGGTGCAGGGTGAAGTCGCCAAGACGGTCGAGGGCACACCGAAACGATCGGCCATGTGGATCGTGCGCAACCTGGGTCTCGTGGGCCTCTATAAGGGCGCCTCGGCATGCCTCTTGCGCGACGTTCCCTTCTCGGCCATTTACTTCCCTACCTATAGCCACCTGAAGAAGGACTTCTTCGGAGAGTCGGCGACCAAGAAGCTGGGCGTACTCCAGCTCctgacggcgggcgccatTGCCGGCATGCCTGCGGCGTACCTGACGACGCCCTGCGACGTGATCAAGACGCGGCTGCAGGTGGAGGCGCGCAAGGGCGAGGCGTCGTACACGGGCCTGCGACACGCGGCCAAGACGATCtggaaggaggagggcttCACCGCCTTCTTCAAGGGCGGCCCCGCTCGCATCTTCCGATCGTCGCCGCAGTTCGGGTTCACGCTGGCGGCGTACGAGGTGCTCCAGAACGTGGTGCCGATgccgggcaagaagggcgaggTCAAGATGCACGGGGGCGTGGCtgacgccatggcggcggtctcgacggcgggcagcctGGACACGAGCCCGTTTGCGCGGAGCCGCAACGCGCTCAAGATCATTCTggacctggacgaggacTTTGGCAAGATCAAGATGCCCAACGAGAAGGGCTGGCGCTCGCTCCCGCGCATCATGGGTGGAAGTGGAGCGGCGCAATGA
- a CDS encoding uncharacterized protein (EggNog:ENOG503P5UM) → MLVCHRYSLTSPHLTYTEMTTPSHSQPDIMSDPAESTSPLAPRRPPLGFLSLPPEIRLQIYALLLILPPYSKYDLPPCDYHHHHNSSSSHSSPSPPSQHHHAHQQVSQKQHQHQQHDIHPALLQTCRLIHLEASPILYSLNTFVAHPSLLASFPRLRPRWRGGPVREARALARLRRFHLTLRLDCDLPFSRDRAARAFSGADALVVDAVQAVFLGVGCANLRVLEGVRGVGRARVVGSTTGFEDYVRWLEGVMMSPPGVEVVAFKGERGDGDGSDALSHRLNVHVWPVAIKEIEAHG, encoded by the coding sequence ATGCTTGTATGTCATCGGTATagcctcacctcacctcacctcacttACACCGAAATGACAACTCCCTcccacagccagccagacatCATGTCCGACCCGGCAGAATCAACATCACCATTGGCTccccggcgcccgcctcTCGGCTTCCTCAGCCTCCCGCCCGAGATCCGCCTCCAAATCTacgccctgctgctcatcCTCCCGCCCTACTCCAAGTACGACCTGCCGCCTTGCGActatcaccaccaccacaactcctcctcctcgcactcttcgccatcaccaccatcacaaCATCACCATGCCCACCAACAAGTCAGCCAgaagcagcaccagcaccagcagcacgacatccaccccgccctcctccagaCCTGCCGCCTCATCCACCTCGAGGCCTCCCCCATCCTCTACTCCCTCAACACCTTCGTCGCCCACCCCTCCCTGCTCGCCTCCTTCCCACGCCTCCGCCcccgctggcgcggcggtccCGTCCGCGaagcccgcgccctcgcccgcctccgccgcttCCACCTCACCCTCCGCCTCGACTGCGACCTGCCCTTCTCCcgcgaccgcgccgcccgcgccttctccggcgcagacgccctcgtcgtcgacgccgtccaggccgtcttcctcggcgtcggctgcgcCAACCTGCgtgtcctcgagggcgtgcgcggcgtggggcgcgcgcgcgtcgtggGCAGCACCACCGGGTTCGAGGACTACGTGCGctggctcgagggcgtcatgaTGAGCCCGcctggcgtcgaggtcgtggcCTTTAAAGGGGAgcgcggggacggggacggcagcgacgcctTGTCGCATCGCCTCAACGTCCACGTCTGGCCGGTTGCCATCAAGGAGATTGAGGCCCACGGCTGA
- a CDS encoding uncharacterized protein (EggNog:ENOG503PBNY~TransMembrane:4 (o40-73i85-106o126-153i173-196o)): MSGPVQQPAASVNTGAMATSSSWSLRAALEPHIDVPFNGWLVLILTLTYACALRAPGLLLLAVLGVSAAIAVFDTTSTAGEMVKTMCELPLGLGSVLCFLVAGRPLKARLLPAFETYVNLAVYGNIGMMVATPAGGTLRGACSRVACAALFLWIVQQGRRAAWRTMRLHDSMFVFTAVGRGWILAHAAYRFVLLTLPCFGSGRRHRLLEVYSLAGTWALSRASGLPFEHCFGMADTLVVPAVTAWSSVATTFGLVPPPPPPRDAHQHNSARRASDHIGATADACLGAVSLAVAAFACYNMVVAPRPRPQGAPRT; this comes from the coding sequence ATGTCTGGTCCCGTCCAGCAACCCGCAGCGTCAGTCAACAcaggcgccatggccactTCTTCTTCATGGTCGCTgcgcgcggccctcgagccACACATTGACGTCCCCTTCAACGGGTggctcgtcctcatcctcacccTGACCTATGCGTGCGCCCTCCGCGCGCCgggcctgctcctgctcgccgtcctcggcgtcagcgccgccatcgccgtcttcgacaccacgtcgacggccggcgaGATGGTCAAGACCATGTGCGAGCTGCCGCTGGGCCTGGGCTCCGTCCTgtgcttcctcgtcgccggccggcccctcaaggcgcgcctgctgcccgccttCGAGACGTACGTCAACCTGGCCGTGTACGGCAACATCGGCATGATGGTGgccacgcccgcgggcggcaccCTGCGCGGCGCGTGCAGCAGGgtcgcctgcgccgcgctctTCCTCTGGATCGtccagcagggccgccgcgcggcgtggcggaCCATGCGCCTGCACGACAGCATGTTTGTCTTCACGGCCGTCGGCAGGGGCTGGATCCTGGCGCACGCCGCGTACAGGTTCGTGCTCCTGACGCTGCCGTGCTTCGGCtccggccgccggcaccgcctgcTCGAGGTCTACTCCCTCGCCGGGACGTGGGCCCTGTCCCGGGCGTCGGGGCTCCCGTTTGAGCACTGCTTTGGCATGGCCGACACGCTGGTCGTGCCGGCCGTCACGGCGTGGTCGTCGGTCGCGACGACGTTTGgcctggtgccgccgccgccgccgccgcgcgatgCCCACCAACACAACTCGGCGCGGCGTGCCTCGGATCACATtggcgccacggcggacGCGTGCCTGGGCGCCGTGtcgctggccgtcgctgccTTTGCATGCTACAACATGGTTGTCGCGCCGCGTCCAAGGCCTCAAGGGGCGCCACGGACTTAG